CTTTTCTACCTTTCTAATGTACGAACATTCGAGCCAATTTTATAGTGTAGAACCTAAGAGCGAACAGATGATCGCTAGACTTTGCACTGCCGGCCAACGAGTCGGCCCTACAGCGGAGCTTGCAGAAGATCAATAATGAACGTAAAAATAAACAGTCAAAATCACTCTTTCACCAGGAGGCAAACGCCAACTAGCTTGTACGTGATTTTGTCATTTTCAAAAGATCCGTGCAATTTGTTTCAAAAGCGATATACTAACTAAAGGACTTCTCAATAAACTGATCTATAGCCAAAAAGAACCTCCAATTCTAAAATTTTGGCTGCTAGCAAATCATCTACTGATTAATTAATCTAAACACCGGTTAATTAGTAAATATGTATCAATAAGTAGGTCAACTAGGTTGCACCATATGGCTGCTTGATTATTACTACTACACATCGATTAGTTATATTGATTACACGATGTGGCTAAAATAATTTGGTGAAAGTAAATGAAAAGTATGTGTCAACTAGTGATTTTAAGAACCAAAAcgataataattatataaattaaaataacgtGGCTGCAAAATTTACACGTATAAATGCAGATGTACCAGTGCCATCTTATTCAAGTCGATGTTCGTTTGTCAGTGTTCAATTCGACGTTGATTATAATGATTTTGATCTTTCGTTTTTGGTCCACACGAGTGAAAATGGATAATTAAAGCCGGAAAATTGAAATCTTAGAAAGAAAAAGGTATGTAATGTCCATGTCATAGATTTAAAGTAAACATTAACAAAACAAAGTTCACTAGAGACATGGATCAAACAAAGAGAAAATATAGAATTGTAGGCATGATTGTGTTTAATTAGGTTATGTAGAATAAATTATTTGTCGGTAGAAATGCATGAAGATTCCAGAAAATCACTGAACATAATGTTAGATACTTAAATCTCTGTACCTCCATTAGAGGTATCTAATATGAGCAttttataattaacaaaaaagaaggaaaatgaAGAGtggttttcatttatttataaactCATGAAATACTATTGTCTCTTAATAAGTAGTGTAATTATTTCTTCTTCATCAGTTTTAATTATCTATCTAACTTATTctaaactattattattatttatctgaAAACTCTTTACAGATTCTTAGGGATGGAGGTGTTGCAAATtaatattatgattatatatatatcacaataCATTTAGATATAACATACTATGACGTACTTAATTATTATACAAACTTATTATAAACAGTCTACTATGCTAAGTTGCGAAAAAAAAACAGTCTACTATgctataatgtttttttatttcagttATCTATTTCGAATTAACGGGgtttttttctattatatatagacACCATGCTAATTATCTTTAATTAGATATTACCACAAAGGAAAACTCAACATATATACAATATGATATAACTTCATAAAAATCATACCTTTAAATgctctttgtcaaaaaaaaagttcgTACCTTTAACTAAACCTTCAAAATTTCCAAACCATACGTACTTCTTTAATCTAATGCCGTGCCTCAGTTTTTTTACTAATAGCAAATCTTATGGTGTTGTCCGTTCTAAATTATTAACTAAATACATTattgacaaaatattatatttatctctattaaaaaaaagtttaactgTCTAGTTGAAAAAGACTTTTAAGGtttatgttataatatttttatttagccTGGGCTCTGACCTCTATCTCAAACTCGGTTTAAAGCTTCAAAAGCACAAGATGATCCTTTCAGccacaaaataaaacaatcGGGGAGAAAatgcaaatatttttttcaaataatgaaACTATGCTTTTTAGCCTTTTCATCGTGTTTATGACTTATGAGTATATTAATTTACACTCATTAATTTATAGGgcaatataaatttaaaatatgtattgggCATGTGACTGTCCCACGTAAATCAGGACCGTTCAAATCATCTTCCAAACTTCTATTTATTCTCAATCTCATTCTTCTCTAAAACATCCAAGCTCGAACTTGCTTTCTTCGTCTTCATCCTTCTCTCGTCATTTCCTATAATTCTCTCATATCACTTAAACCACACACCagaactaaaatatatttcGTTATTATTCTCTTACATAAGTCGCATaaatatcatcaaaaatgtcTTGCCTAGAGATTTATAACAAAGACGTAAGTAACTCTTTTAAGCTTATCTCTTTAGTTAGCTCTTTTGCTTATATTAATGGGCGTTTACTTTTCTTCCTTACAAGATTCTTTTAATGCGATTAAGGTTGTTGTTTCTTGATTTACATATGTGACTACaaaaggattttttttcttcaaaactaCTTAGAACTTATTAATACAGTATAACTTTTAAAAGATCTTTGGTAGCTCAAGAAGAGCATGATCAAAAGGGCATGCTTAGTGCAATTGAAAATCACATCTTTATTTCAAAGTACACTCAGCTCAACTCCCTCATGCTTTTCttcagtttttgttttaatcCATTTAATTAAGTTTAACAATATTGCCTTTGTTATAGCTAATATTCTTGTGTAACAGTTCTCTTTTTTTGTGCTGCAACTTAAAGTCTAGAATAAATTCAAAGAATCTTGAAAATTGTGTGTATACGAAACAAGAATACGTGGCAATGCAGAATTGTGCTTCTATAATAATCACGTCAAATCATAAAttcaaaatgaaattaaaacaaaaacgtTTTTAATTTAGTGGAAATACAATAACTATTGATCGAAAATCTTCTCCATATCAAGAGGACAAAAGGTGGTAGATAGTAAACACTAGCAAAgagttgaaaaatatatagaaatcttgatgtgtgtgtgtgtatataaatgaaaatgcagatgatgaagaagaaaggagaaggagaagaaacgaGAGATGGAACTGTGGATTACTATGGTCGTCCCTCTATTCGTTCCAACTCGGGCCAATGGGTTGCTGGCATCATCATTCTTGGTATGTCTCTCTTCTCAAATCGAAACTAAAAcatttgattctaaatttttctgTTCTTCACGTCCTTTTCTTAAAGATACCACATACAAAGGAATGGTCCTCACCTAGGTATATTTATTAGGGTCCATAAATATTTTCATCATGTCTTCGTCTTTTTTTAGACTCATCTTACTATTATGTCTTAATACATAATTTGTATACAGAAACATGTTTACATATATGTGTTTGTGTAATAGATTACGATATGATGTATATCTAAAGTTTGTAGATTGATTGATATGCATACTTATATCTGAGGCAATAAGTTATCAGTAACTAGGAAAGTGACGGTAGaaccaacaacaaaaatcattaaaattaacTTCGAATTTTACGTGAACGTGCCAATACATATCCATTTGTTCGAACGTAGCCTGCATGCTGTGGTTAAAACCCTATCACATGACATATgcatatatatctttatttattacttatatacCTATCTagcttaaattttttaaacGTGGAATCAtttctgaaaaagaaaattgatGTAAAACAGTAAATATTATGGAAGTTGTTTATTCAGAATAACTGAAATTGAAAACTTACAGAGTTGTAAGTGATTCTATATATGGCGATAGATAACTGGAGTTCTTAAAAGATGGTTTAATACTTATAACCAATCACAGAAATGAAActaataatatatgaaaaaaaaatatatatatatatatatacacattaatATAAGTGCAAGGAAAGCATGTGTTAGTGGAATTACGTTGCCTTACACGTAATTACCCATCTCGCCAGCTTTTCCCACGTGCCTTTCTCCGCATTTTATTTGGAGAAAGAACCTTTGTCTCAtaacatttttcaattttgatcttatgatgatattattaatttatatttaaaaatagttttgggCACCAACTCAAGATTTCTCTGTACAAAAAGAAAATCCAAAGCACATTtctataaaaacaaacaaagaaaaaatcattttaagatGTGTGAAAGTTGGTCTTGTTTTTCTGGTTTGATTAAGTTAGTGGACTCCACctaatagttttaattaaaaaatatatcataagaTTATTGGGTACTGATTTGTTATTAGCATGTGTAATTCAACTGATTTGCTAAATCTTAATTATTCATATAATTTcattatcaaataaaaatataaatttcgttAGAAGGTACAATTATTGTAGAGTAGTCATGAGATACTATCCAACCAAATAAATGTTAACATCATCTTGACGACACACGTAACATAGTTTCTCAATTATTCACAATCATTTCCATTCATTCATTAATTCCGGTTCCTTTCATATCAATAACGCGCGTGGGGTTAACATTATTCCAAACAAGTAATTTTGGTTAACTTACTAAATCAATTTTGTTAATTGAACCGGTTTAACAGTGAACCAGGGGTTGGCCACACTGGCATTCTTTGGAGTTGGAGTGAACTTGGTGCTGTTCCTAACGCGGGTGTTGCAGCAGAACAACGCAGACGCAGCGAACAACGTTAGCAAATGGACAGGAACTGTTTACATCTTCTCATTGGTCGGAGCGTTTCTCAGCGATTCATACTGGGGTCGTTACAAGACGTGTGCCATCTTCCAAGTCATTTTTGTCATCGTAAGTTAATTTTCAAATAACGAACGCAAATATCTTGATAATAAAAGAGTAAAAGCCTGATTATTAACCCTTTTTGAATATGAAAAAAACAGGGACTTTCATCGCTATCGCTATCGTCATACATATTCTTGATCAAACCAAGAGGTTGCGGGAACGAAGTCACGCCTTGCAGTACACATTCAACAATGGAGATCACAATGTTCTACCTTTCTATCTACTTGATCGCTTTGGGGAACGGCGGTTACCAACCGAACATAGCAACGTTTGGAGCTGATCAGTTCGATGAGGAGCATCCTAAAGAAGGGTACTCAAAGATAGCCTTCTTCAGCTACTTCTACCTCGCTTTGAACCTAGGTTCGCTCTTCTCCAACACCATCTTGGGATATTTTGAGGATGAGGGGATGTGGGCACTCGGGTTCTGGGCCTCCACTGGCTCTGCCGTCTTGGCTTTGATTCTTTTCCTTGTTGGAACACCGAGATACCGACATTTCAAGCCAACGGGGAACCCTCTTTCGAGGTTTTGCCAAGTTTTGGTCGCTGCAACGAAGAAATCATCGGTGGAGGCGCCGTCAAGAGGGAGAGAGGAGATGTACGACGAAGACAGACAAGAGAAAAATGATTCAGTAAACAACACAGGAAGGAGGATAATGCATACTGATGAGTTCAAGTAAGTCGCTAAAAGTTGTAGTACTTGAATGACATGAAGTGTTGTTCTTAACATGTTTATGTTCCAACTTGTAGGTTCTTGGACAGAGCAGCTTACATCACAGCAAGAGATCTTGATGACAAGAAACAAGGGGGAGTGAACCCATGGAGGCTTTGTCCTGTGACACAAGTTGAGGAAGTGAAATGTATACTCAGACTGATGCCGATTTGGCTCTGCACTATAATCTACTCGGTCGTCTTCACCCAGATGGCATCTCTCTTTGTGGAGCAAGGCGCAGCGATGAAGACCACTGTCTCTGATTTCAAAATCCCTCCCGCAAGTATGTCCAGCTTCGACATCCTCAGCGTCGCTTTGTTCATATTCATATACCGCAGAGTTCTAGAGCCACTGGCCACCAGATTCAAGAAGAAGGATGGAACAAAGGGAATCACAGAGCTTCACAGGATGGGCATTGGACTTGTGATTGCTATCTTAGCTATGGTTGCAGCTGGAGTTGTGGAATGCTTTAGGCTTAAGTATGCAGACAAGAGTTGCACTCACTGTGATGGCTCAAGCTCATTAAGCATCTTCTGGCAGGTACAGGAACACAACCCAGTTCTGTCCTAAAATCAATAGGAAGCTCTGAGTCTTAACAATCTTTGTCCTCATTACAGGTTCCACAATACTCGCTCATTGGAGCATCAGAAGTGTTCATGTACGTGGGTCAGCTTGAGTTCTTCAACGCGCAGACACCTGATGGACTGAAGAGCTTTGGGAGTGCTCTATGTATGATGTCAATGTCGATGGGGAACTTTGTGAGTAGCTTGCTGGTGACGATGGTGGTGAAGATCTCTACAGTGGATCACATGCCTGGTTGGATTCCAAGGAACCTCAACAAAGGTCACTTGGACAGATTCTATTTCCTCCTGGCTGCCTTGACCAGCATTGACCTGGTGGTGTACATTGCATGTGCAAGGTGGTACAAATGTATAAAACTAGAAGCGAAAGATGAGATGCAAGACATGTTGAGTGATGATGATGTAAGTGACACCGACAGTGACGACTACGAGGAGCGACCCAAGGATTCCAAAGTCTAACAAAATGTGTGTTcggtttttcaaattttttttttggcttggtttggtttggttttacgGTGATGTAACATGCAAACtgattgataaataaaaaactaaatcaaTTATCAATAGATGAGAAGCAACATGGTTTCAATGTACCTGTAAGAGTTTCACCTTGATAAAGAGCCAGTCTCTGTAATATTTCTCCTTCTCCTAAAAGGTAAGAAACCATTATATTCCATTAAAACTCAACTCTTCAATGAGAAAACTGCTATAAGCAAATAGTTAGTTAAATACTACAAGTAGAGAAACATATGTGATTCACATCTCAGCAATGGCAGAGAGTCAACACTTTCTCTTGTTCGTCTTCAAGCATTCCATTACTACAAAAGATTGGCAAACTCATCTGAGCAGATTTATCACCAGAGAGAAACACATTTGATTTTCCATTAACCATAATCCAACTACATCCTGGCGTCTTTTTCACACCTTTATAACCCATCTCTTTCCTCATCTCCTTCTCCATCTCATGCTTCCCTAAACCAGCATACACGTTGCACAGGGCCACGTGTCCCGGCGCATTAACCGGGTCCAGCTCCAGCAACCTCATCGCAGCCCGTTTCGCTACGCCTTCCGCATCTCTGTCTCTCCAGTTGAGCCCGCATAACCCTAGCAATGCGCCGTAGACAGTATGGTCTGGAGTGAAAGGCAGAGTTGAGATGAACTCCTCTGCTTCTCTGAGTTTCCCGGCTCTGCCTAATAGGTCTATCATCGAAATGTAATGCTCGATCCCCGGCTGGATCGAATAGGTTTCCTTCATAGCTTTGAATAATTCTAAACCTCTTGTGATGAGTCCAGAGTGGCTACAAGCTGAGAGAACTGCGAGCAACGTTACAGAGTTCGGCTTCATCTCTGAATCAACCATCTCTTTGAAAAGGCTTAAAGCTTTATCCGCTAAGCCATGATGCGATAGCCCCATGATCATGGAGTTCCATGAAACTGTATCTTTCCGGACCATCTTTGAGAATATCTCATAAGCATCGTCTATGGCTCCACATTTTGCGTACATCGAGACAAGAGAGTTCTGAAGAATGAGATCAGGATCGTAGCAAGCCGTTGTCTTTGCGATCACGCAGTGTAAATGCTTCCCTTGATCAAGATTCGAAGTGGCACCCGCGGAACTAAGAAGAACAGAGTAAGTCGAGTTCAACGGTTTCAGAGCATGTCTCATCATATCCGACAACAGAGACGCAGCTTCTGCAAAAAGCTCGTTTCGGACAAGACCTGAGACCATAACCGTCCATGTAACCCCGTCCTTATCGTGAAGTTCATGAAAAAGATCAAAGGCTCTCGATACATCGCCAGCATCCAGATACCCGTTGATCATCGATGTCCAAGATACTTTGTCATGTAAGCGCTCGACTTGCTCGAACAGAGTCTGAGCTCGCTCCAAATCCCCTATTCTTAAATAACCATTGATCACAATGTTACAAGACTGTAAATCAAAGCTTTCATTGAGCAGAGATTGAGCTGAACCGATCAAACAAGATGATGCGTACATATGAACAAGACTTTTCGCCAACCTTCCATCTTGATCCTCACTTTCCCAACCGTTTGATATAACTTGTGCGTGCAGTTGCTGACCAAGACGGTGAAATCCAACACCAAGACCACCACACGCATAAGCAAGAGAGATAAGAGTCTCATCGTTCGGTGGTACCGCATCAAGATCCTTCTTCATATCAAGAAAAAGCAGCAATGCTTCTCTATAGAACTCATTCCAAACAAGCCCACCGATCATAGCAGTCCAAGAAACGACATTCCTCTCAGGCATCTCACAGAACAATCTGTAAGCTTCATGAACATCTCCGTATCGGCAATAACCAGACACCATGCTCGTCCAAGTAACCACATTTCTATCACCCATACTCTCAAACAAGAGCTTCGCTTCTTCCCATCCATCGTTCTCGATATACCCTTTAATCATAGCGTTCCACGACACAATATCTCTGCTAGGCATAGCATCGAACACCTGTTTCGCCTTCTCCACATCCCCATTCTTGATCAGACCAGAGACCAATGTGTTCCAAGAAACCACGTttctctcaggcatttcatcgaacaacTCGACTGCATCATCGATCCTTCCTTCATCACAAAGCGCAGTGAGCATCACAGTCCACGAAACAACGTCCTTGGGCATCTCCCGGAACAGAGTCCAAGCCTCGTTGAGCTTCCTGCGTTTGACATAACTCGTCAGCATCGCGTTGCAAGTGACGATGTTCCTCTCCGGCATGACTTCGAACAGAACCCTTGCTTCGTGCAAGTATCCAGCCTTCGCGAACTTGGTGAGAAGCGAAGTCCAGTACCTGACACGGCTGATGCTTCCTCTCTGAGAAATTTTGTCGAGCAGGTGGCGTGCATGTACGAGACCTCCTTCGGACAAGCGCCGAAGGATGAGAGCTTCTTCATTAGAGAAACCTCGATGATGGTTTCCGTGATTCGATATCGCATTGCCAAGGTATCGACGACAGTGAATTGAAGAAGCTAAAGATAGTTCCGAGAGAAAGGAGTAAACTTTCTTGACACAGAGAGCTCGCATTCAAACAGTTTCGCTTTTATATCTTGTTTTAGACAAAATGGTCCTAAACTAAGCTTCTGTATATTCCATTGagacaaattttaaataatgtattttttttaacacccttttgaataatgtatgtataaataaggaaaaaaatgaaatattttcatTCTATACACCAAAACCAACACAAAAACatatgacgtcaaaaaaaaaacatataaagtttTCAACTTACAACAGCCATTCAGTCATTCATTCAAGAGAATTTGTATTCCCTACACTCAACATATACCCTATTTGCACTCTATACCCTATTTCCCCCCAATTTTTTTCCCCCCATCATCACCATTTTCCCACAACTCTATGGTATCTCACTTCTTTTTGGATATTGAGCTAATTTACTCTTCATTCAATCATACAACTGAGTGATCCCTCTCAACAAGAGATTCTCCTTTTGAACCGTCGGTAAGGTGGTAAAAGAGCAGAGAGCTTGAGAAAATAATGATGATGACTTTGTATGTCACTTTTATATGTAGCTGTAGTAGTTGTCACTGTCATCTCCTATGCAAATGTAACTCAGAATAGCAACAATGAAGACAACGTAGGAAGAGAGATCAAAGGCTAATGCTCCCCAACCGATGAGTCCAGCATGTTTTAGAATCGAAGGTATGGCGATGCTTCCAACTGCTGATGCACCAGTCATGAACTTGGCTGCATTGATCCAGCtgaataacaaaatataatatgtaagtTAAGCTAGGTTTGAATATCTCTATATGTTCTCAAATGCAATTAACAAAGCCTCGGGTTCGAGTTTGGTGCTCAGGTTTGCATGTAACAAAAGGAATTTACTTGAGATGAACACTGTAACAAACCGTCTATGTTTATAAAAACTAGGTACCTATTGTCTGATTCATTGAAGAGAGATGTACTGTCCGATCCAGCGAAGAAGAGCAAAGGCATTGGGAGAAGCACATACATTATCACTGCAAAGCAAAGTTCGATCCATCACCACGATATACAATGCAGTTATCAGTCTAACTAACAGTTGCAAGTTATATTCAccgaaaaataatatttggagGGAAAAGGAAACAACTCACCACTTAGCATTGGCCACCAGTTATTATACAGAGCACAAGCCTGGAACCAAAATAAGGAAAAAAAGGGGGTTTAAACACGAATATGATTTGAAGTAAAGTTGTAACTAAGTTAATGAGATACCAGAATTTGCAAGACGATTCCTCCAGAAACAAGGATAGCTAAGAAAGCTATTTTCCCCATATCCAAACAAGCACGCAGGTGTCTAGGTATGTCTGCCATTCACAAGTATCTTCTCAACCTTTTCTATCCTTCCACAAGAAAAGCTGAATGCTAAGAGAAAATTTAAAGGGAAAAATAgtcagagagagaaagagtgagAACGTTCTCAGTTTCTAATGACAACATAAGctctttttttaaatttttcctATTCATGGAGTCAATTTTCGttttaacaaaaagaaacacaacaaaaGAGCTCCACGAAAGTATCGTTTTGTGGTTTCTTTCAGTGGCAAGAGGTATCAAACTTATCatcaatctttttttatttcaccTATCAAATTCAACATAAAACTCAATTGGAAAGTTTTTTATCAATTCATTCCACCAGCACCTTCTCTGCTCTTCAAAACCGCTCCTAGGCAAGGATCTGATTGTGTTACTTCCCTAATCACTAActaacaaaagtaaataaattttaatctcCAGAAAACTCAAAGAAACTTGATTTCTACAAAAGCATTACCAAACACTTACCATGCTCGATTCTAGCCAATAAATTCTAGAGAAAACTAATCGGATATTACTGTACCCTACTCTAATACAATCAATTTCGATCATGACAGTGTTTCGAAACGAATCTCAAGTTTATGACAAAAAAGAAGCTAAAgtcaaacaaaaattagaaGAATTTAGAGCAGAAAATCATACCGAACAAGGTTAGATTTACGCCAGACGATCGAATATTTTTCACGAACCCGGCTGTTTTCTCTTCAATTATCAGAATTCTCAGACAGACATTGCCTGCTAATTTTTCCtttaagaggaaaaaaaaaagaaacaattcgACTTTTGTAATATCGGAGCTTGTATCGGCTGTAATTGAGTGCATTTGTGATCGTGATAAACCCACGATTAAACGGTATCCACGTGTCGTAGCGATTTTACTCAATCAATTGGACTTCTCGGGTAAAGCCCAAACCCAAAACGGTTTGAAGATATTTATTTAGTGACAACCCATTTTACTTATTATCTCAATTTGTCAGTGGGTGTTATTGGTTTCTGcattttaatagatttataaatccaaactaaatgtagtgttattggttttattattttaaaattcacatTCAAATCTATAgttattagttttataattttaaaataaattttagaatcatgtgttatttaataataaagatttgtgtatgGATTTAATTTGAAACTGGATTTGATTggatttgtaactatttttaagaGTAAAATACAAAAgatcaaatatttgttttaatcttattattttggttggatttgttttatattgtttttttttcattctttatAGTTTTGTGTCCCAACAAACATCGGTTGATGCATTACTTCAAATTTTATACATTGGTTTTTGCTCATGTTAAAAACATGCATGTAATGCATACGATAATGAAAAAGAGATGCAACGAGAGATGTATTCCATATGAACGTATCCTCACCAATTGTGTGCGACCAGCTTTTGATGCTAAGCAAATGAAAAAGAGGCAAGAAATATGATGAATGGTGAAGATGAAGTCGTCGATAAGTTCCGAAAATACTCCGATGAGATTTCTGAAAAGATGACAAGTAAATCTGTTTTGTCAGAAATTTTTACTTTTGATCCGATCAAACTTCCGATAACATggtgaaaaaatagtttgattCGAAATTTCTGAGGAGATGCCGTGAAAAGTTTGTTCTGAAAATCCATGTTTTTGGAAGTTGTAGTCGGAGAACATAATGTTCTCTTGTAGTGCATGAGACTAGGAAATCTTATGGCAAACGTTAGATAAATGATTGCAAATAAAAATGTTACATGTTGATTTTTTCAATTTCATTGTatgttgtaattttattttaatgtttaaaatttcttgttacttattaaaataataattattattttttatatataataatttgtattttttaatatttaacttaataattttttgtttaacatttgATTAAATAAGCTAATTCAATAAACTAGCTAAACTATTTTGATCTGCATTtgatctgcttgatctgcattttatttttgatttgtgttttgttttatatgtgTAACAT
The nucleotide sequence above comes from Brassica napus cultivar Da-Ae chromosome A9, Da-Ae, whole genome shotgun sequence. Encoded proteins:
- the LOC106367130 gene encoding protein NRT1/ PTR FAMILY 7.3, with the protein product MSCLEIYNKDMMKKKGEGEETRDGTVDYYGRPSIRSNSGQWVAGIIILVNQGLATLAFFGVGVNLVLFLTRVLQQNNADAANNVSKWTGTVYIFSLVGAFLSDSYWGRYKTCAIFQVIFVIGLSSLSLSSYIFLIKPRGCGNEVTPCSTHSTMEITMFYLSIYLIALGNGGYQPNIATFGADQFDEEHPKEGYSKIAFFSYFYLALNLGSLFSNTILGYFEDEGMWALGFWASTGSAVLALILFLVGTPRYRHFKPTGNPLSRFCQVLVAATKKSSVEAPSRGREEMYDEDRQEKNDSVNNTGRRIMHTDEFKFLDRAAYITARDLDDKKQGGVNPWRLCPVTQVEEVKCILRLMPIWLCTIIYSVVFTQMASLFVEQGAAMKTTVSDFKIPPASMSSFDILSVALFIFIYRRVLEPLATRFKKKDGTKGITELHRMGIGLVIAILAMVAAGVVECFRLKYADKSCTHCDGSSSLSIFWQVPQYSLIGASEVFMYVGQLEFFNAQTPDGLKSFGSALCMMSMSMGNFVSSLLVTMVVKISTVDHMPGWIPRNLNKGHLDRFYFLLAALTSIDLVVYIACARWYKCIKLEAKDEMQDMLSDDDVSDTDSDDYEERPKDSKV
- the LOC106367129 gene encoding pentatricopeptide repeat-containing protein At1g32415, mitochondrial; amino-acid sequence: MRALCVKKVYSFLSELSLASSIHCRRYLGNAISNHGNHHRGFSNEEALILRRLSEGGLVHARHLLDKISQRGSISRVRYWTSLLTKFAKAGYLHEARVLFEVMPERNIVTCNAMLTSYVKRRKLNEAWTLFREMPKDVVSWTVMLTALCDEGRIDDAVELFDEMPERNVVSWNTLVSGLIKNGDVEKAKQVFDAMPSRDIVSWNAMIKGYIENDGWEEAKLLFESMGDRNVVTWTSMVSGYCRYGDVHEAYRLFCEMPERNVVSWTAMIGGLVWNEFYREALLLFLDMKKDLDAVPPNDETLISLAYACGGLGVGFHRLGQQLHAQVISNGWESEDQDGRLAKSLVHMYASSCLIGSAQSLLNESFDLQSCNIVINGYLRIGDLERAQTLFEQVERLHDKVSWTSMINGYLDAGDVSRAFDLFHELHDKDGVTWTVMVSGLVRNELFAEAASLLSDMMRHALKPLNSTYSVLLSSAGATSNLDQGKHLHCVIAKTTACYDPDLILQNSLVSMYAKCGAIDDAYEIFSKMVRKDTVSWNSMIMGLSHHGLADKALSLFKEMVDSEMKPNSVTLLAVLSACSHSGLITRGLELFKAMKETYSIQPGIEHYISMIDLLGRAGKLREAEEFISTLPFTPDHTVYGALLGLCGLNWRDRDAEGVAKRAAMRLLELDPVNAPGHVALCNVYAGLGKHEMEKEMRKEMGYKGVKKTPGCSWIMVNGKSNVFLSGDKSAQMSLPIFCSNGMLEDEQEKVLTLCHC
- the LOC106367131 gene encoding vacuolar protein sorting-associated protein 55 homolog yields the protein MADIPRHLRACLDMGKIAFLAILVSGGIVLQILACALYNNWWPMLSVIMYVLLPMPLLFFAGSDSTSLFNESDNSWINAAKFMTGASAVGSIAIPSILKHAGLIGWGALAFDLSSYVVFIVAILSYICIGDDSDNYYSYI